ACAAGCTGCAGAGAAGGGGCTGCCGTGGGCTCCGGCTGGGcgctgggctgcagctgctggccccGAGGGaccaaaaaccaccacaaaaaaaagctCGTACCTCGTGAGGGtacatggggctgggggcagtgCCGGGCTAGGGGGAGAGTTTCCATTTCCACGTCCCCGGCACCAGAGCATCCCCCTtttctgtcccccccccaggcctgGAGTCTCTGCGCGACAGCGCCCACTCGACCCCGGTGCGCTCGGCCTCCCACGGCGACGCCTTCACGGCCCCCGGCCGGAGCGGCCGCGCCGAGAGCAGCGAGCGGGTAGCCGTCATCGCCGACGAGAACTACAGCCCGGCGGACAGCGTGCTGCCCACGCCGGTGGCCGAGCACAGCCTGGAGCTGATGCTGCTCTCGCGGCAGGCGAACGGGGCCCCGTGCAGCATCGAGGAGGAGAAGGAGTCGGAGGCCGGCAcgccggcggcggccgaggcGGAGGAGGCGGGCGGCGAGCTGCGTGCCCTGTGCCCGGGCGCCGGCGGCCTGGGGGCGGCGCAGGCGGAACAGGTGAATAAGTTTGTTTTAAGTGTCCTCCGTTTGCTCCTTGTGACAGTTGGACTCCTCTTTGTTTTGCTCCTCCTCCTGATCGTCCTTACCGAGTCCGACCTTGACACTGCCTTTTTCCGTGATATCCGCCAGACCCCCGAGTTCGAGCAGTTCCATTACCAATACTTTTGTCCCCTCAGGCGATGGTTTGCCTGCAAAGTCCGCGCCGTGGTAAACCTGCTCATTGACACCTGAAGGCAGGAGTCGCCACGTAACTAGCCGGGGGCCTGGGGAGAGACCTGCCGCCGTCCCCCGCGCGCGGGACCCACCGGGGCGCCTTCGGCACACACACTAATCCTCCCTTCCCGACCCAGAGCACGGCGCGGCCGAGGAGGTGGCTTTCCGGGAGGAAGACGGGGGTGGGCGCAGCCCCCCggggcctcctcctccccgcgcTCAGCCGCGCTGCTCCCACCCCCGGAGCCCGCACAACACTTTACCGTTCCGATTCTCACAGACGCGCGTACGACTTCGGAAGCACCGAGCAAAGagaggaatttatttttactgttgccACCCATCATTGTACGAGCATCGGCCGGGAGGCTTGCGATGCTGTATTATGCAGGAGCTTTAGCAATGGTGCTACTGAGTATTAATTTAAACACTCGTGTACTGTTACGTTATTAAATCCACCACTGtgcacaccaccaccaccaccaccaccttccaAGTACCGCTTTGCAGAAATCCTTCCCTGCTAACCGACCGGAGTCTCCTACGCGGCGACGCGTGGCACGATGCTATCATCGGGGGACGCCCCAGTTCCCCCCCACTCCCGGGCGGGTGCAGTAGCCGGCTCCCCGCAGCACAGCAATCACCCAGCGGACGGGAGCCCTCGCCCTGCGCTGCAGACTAAGCCTTTCGTCACTTTTTCTAAGCCTTGAAGCGTCGGTGCTCCCGAGGGCAGGGAGAACACAGGCAGGCGAGAGCACACCAGGCACCCTCAGCCAAGCCTGGGCGCATAGCCGGTAGTGACCATGTTGGATTTATTAGGAAGACCTTTAGCCTCCGAAAGTCGTACCtgttttgtacaaaaaaaaaaaaaaaacacaacaaaaaaaaacaccaaaaaaaaaaaaagagagactgtTTCAAGGTCTATTTTAACAACAAAATGCTATTTTGTTATCAAATCTAATCAagtctttttttactttatggATTGGGTGACCATGGTGCACTGTACCAAGCGGTTCACATTGAGCAAATGGTTTAAGAGCAAACGCTTTTGTAGCCTGGAAGCCTAACACCAGATTAACCCATTGCTAGTTTTGGAATAGAGAAAGGAGCTATAATTTTGTGacttttctgaagataaaaagGACAGAACTACAGGAGCAGAGGTGACACTGAACAAGCCAATGGACAACCATTAGACCTATCTGTTCTTAAGCAAAAATCAATAAAACCAACTCATCGTACTTGTGACATAACCACCGGGACCTTCAGTTACCTGGGAAGCAGCAGTCTATTTACACAGGGAGCAATAAAAGCCAGTTCTGTTCAGTTTTGATTGAGAAGTTGGACATGCATAActaaaaaaggtgaaaacaaggtgagcaagttttatttcatctcAGGGAGAGATTTTACGTAAGCTGGGGCCAtaactgcagttttaaaaagccTGATTTCCGTGTTCTTGTCTCTGAGCATCCCACCACCCATTACCACACGCACGCGCGAGCGCCGCTCCCCGCCGAGGCTGGCTCCCGTCTGGTCCGGACCCACTCAGCTGGCACCTGGCGAAGGAGCACGATGATGATGTTGGTCGATCCAACACCACAAGAAGTTGGCCAGACTTGGATCGTTTGTCACTGCAATAAAGAGAGAGGTCCCGTTTAAGTACTGTCTGTCGGGGGGGGAATAAAGACCGAAGCCGTCATGTCTCGCCGCTGAGGACGCAGCCATGGCCGCCCGCTTACAGCACAAGGGCTGAGGAGGGTTTGGCGTACAGCCCCTAACTCTTGAGCAGGCAGAAGCCCTTATGAGCGCTGCCAGGAGACAGAGGATCGATTTTTACATGATAATCCTGTTTTATGCAACATAGCAAAATTAACTCTTAGTGTAGTGTTCCTACCTCAGTCCGTAGTTAATGGTGTTTCTATGCAGTGCGTGGTAGTCCTGAACCTGACGTTTTTTGCCCCGGGTTAAAGATGCAGTGTTCCCTCCTCCTCACTGCTGATGTACTGCGTGATGTCTAACAGCACAGCCCCGTCCGCCAGCGaggcgcccggccccgcgcgcCCTGTACATGAGACATCTTCCTTCCAAACAAAAAGTGCAGCCTCTAAGTACTGACCTTGGAAACCTTCTACATCGGCTTACTCTAGAATAGCGATAAATGCCAGACCTAGTTTACCTCTGCAGTTTTCACCCAGCGTTTTACTGCAAAACCACGAGAACTGGTGATTTTTCATTGTATGTTTTTCCTGTACGTTCCATATTACGTCTTGTGTTTCACTACCTGTTAGTTTTACCTGtctttatattaaaatgttgTTTCCATAGGTTCTTATATCAGAAAAAACATCTCATAATAGCATACTGCATCTTTAAGCAGTAGACGGTAAAATACctgaaaatgtgaatttcttagttttcataaaaaaagaatctaGAAATTAACCTTTCATGTGCCAAATACTGtaagttacattttttccttcaaaatgtaCCTTTTTCTACATATTCAATATCTTAGTTAGCATAAATCATTGGTGccatgaaaagtatttttaaatttaaataaatatttaaatatcatgAAAACCAGCATTGGTATGAGATTTGTTTAGCATTTACAGTGTCGGTAATTTTATTGAGTTTTACTTGAGTAGAAACTCGGCTCAAAACCCACAAGGAATTTGGCCTTTTAGCAGCCCACTCACCAAAGTTATGAGAAGCCTCAAGCAGCCACGAGTGCAGCGGGGGAGCgagctctgctccagcagtTCAGGACTCTGCCGGGCACGGGAAGAGTCTGCCCTTGGCTGCCACTGGCCTAAAACCCATCTGCTTCATGTTGCTTTACAAACACACATCACTGCTGCGGGGGAAGCAGACACGGCCCAGCACAGCCACGCACATGGCAAATTGGACACAGACAGCCCCGCTTCCTCCTGATCCCTGTTCTGCAGCTGTTAACCAGGTGTGCACAGCACCCATCAAGTAGGATTCCATTGCTCATCCAAGCACAGTGAATGGCAAGGAATGTGCATGCTGAAACTAAGAGCAGTGGCAGAGGCCAGAGAGTAACTCCCAGCTTCCTCCCAGAGTAACTTCAGGACATGAGGGGATTCCAGTTGTAGCAGGACGCTCATCCTGCCGTCAGGGGATCAGCTGGGAGCGCTgaggcaacagcagcaaaatgatAAGAGCACGCTCATGTTTCCTACCGCTGAACTGCCTCCTGTCGAGCAAAAGCAAACCACACCAGTTGCTGCACTGGCTGCAAAACCACAGCCTTACCTTGACCTTGCAGCGGCAGGTTCCTGCAGGACCCCCCGTCAGCACTGGAATACAGTAAACATAGGTTTGTAACAGCAACAGCCTCTcaccatttttaaaagtgcatttgtTGTCACTGACACATGACACACATCAGTGACAATTTTTAACGCAAGCTCCGCTGAGCTGTTTCAGTCAGATTCAACATCCCCCCCCCTCAGAGGGGCCTGCAGGTGCAGAAAGGGGAGCTGAGGCCAGCCCCCCCAAACGCAtggcccaggacccccccctCTGCAGCCTGCTCCGCCTATACCCCGACAACTCCAAGTTCAACTCATCACCATGGAGCTTCCCTAGAAACTGTGCCCAGTGGCACCAGCCTACACAGAGACCTTCCTTCTGCCTCCAGGAAGGATTTAATTAGACATCAGACATCTTACTCAAGGGACAAATTTTGCTGACAACATGGATGCTGAACACCTGCTAGCCTTAAAGAGAGATGATGGGAACACCACACAAGCTGGCAGAGAATGAGTGCTCCAGATTCTCTAATGAAAATCATTAATAAGTGCCTCACACATGTAGCAAGTATCCTACTGatccagcattttttctttttctgaaaaataagaatttggtATTGGggaaaaatatctattttggTACAAACTGACtgtcataatttattttaattaaagaagagAACGCCAAAAGTAGTTtagaagatttattttaaagcttttaaaatacacttttgtcCTGAGAAAATATAGTTAGCTTAGGAACAGCTTAATACAGATTAGAcaaatttaatgcaaaaaaattaataatatctGAGCCACGTGTTTTATTCTTTGAACACGTGAAGGCGACCACTGGAGTTGCCACCCACTAAGATGTTCTTACTGGGATGAACCACGTTAATGGAACACACGGAACTAAGGAGGTCAAGGTTATAAAAAGAGTGCAACAATTTTCCAGTATCTTGGAAGACTTCTATTTGTCTTGGTTGTGCCATACTGCCCACCACAAAGCAGTCTTCCTGTTTAGGGTCCCATATTGCTCTGAACCTGGTTAACCAGCGTCCGGTGTTACTGTTatgtcttcagaaaaacaaacagggagaaaaagaaagagataaacATTCCTCTTActgaattcagtatttttaagtaTTGTCATTTATGTCCTCTTTGCTTAAACCCCTCTTCCTTGACTTCTAAACCATCAGCACTTTCACACACTGGACAGATGGTGCTTCTCAGATCCATTCAGTGGATCACTATCCTGTGATGGGTGGGATGGGACAAAGAAATGCAATGGAGTAAGATGATAAAGCAGAGGGCACTTTGACTTAAGTGATTATTAGTCAAAGTAGTTACGCTTCATGGTTGCATATTTTAGTGAAAATAGGACAAACATGCATCAAGCCATTCAATAAATTGCAAACTAAGAATTTTCAAGCCAGTCGCTCATCTAGTTCTAGCTCCTTAGCAAACCAATCTTGACAATGACTCGCCCTTCTGGAGCACAAAGGTATTTTACAAGTGGCGAGACTTCACTCAAAAACATGCGCTTTACTGTTAAGAAGTAAcctttgatatttaaaaaatgcacaaagaaaaagcattctgaaacaaaacacatttcaaaagtcACAAAATGGTCTGTTCAGACGTTAAAACTTCCCTGCAGACTTGACCGACTCACAGCAGGCTGTGGCCCAGTCATGCTTTACAAACAAAAGCCAGTCGGCACCCGTGAGGACTAGGGCAAATTCTCAGGCTGGAAGGGTACTCAGCTGCTCTTGCTTCCACAGCAGCCAAAGACCCCGAGGCTGTCTGGAAACACAACACCGCGTAGCCTCTACACACCCATCACTTGTGCCACAACTGCACTTGAGCAGAACGGCCATAGCGTGCTGTCAGCCCCAGTGAGTTCGGCTTACCTGATGGTACTGAGAACTGCAACTGTCGGTGACAAAGAGGTGGTGTCATAGACCCTGTAACACAGAACAGCATGTTAATAAAATGTACACGTGTTAAAAAAGGTAGCCCTTTCCTCATTAAACACAGATCAGACCACACAAGATTCTGGAATATAGTAACAAACAGCACACAGACATCCAACTCAAATATAAGCACCAACATTCCAACTGCAATtattaaatttgctttttgaatTGGATTTGCTTTTAGCTAGAATTGAAGGTCATCCTTTCTGAAAGCTGTTATAGGAAGGGAACAAGAATGGCTTGCTAGGACAAATGACAGGCTCCTCTACCCCAGTATGCTGTCCATTTAGTCACTGCACAAACAGGCTGCCCAAGGAAGAAcacaagagaagagaaaacacacaaatgtGAAATCCCACCACTAACAGCTTCCAGTGCCAGGACTTCCTCAGGCAGGCGTGAGCTCGACTGACAGAGAAACCATCAACAGATCTCCGGTTCTGGGTTCTCCTTTGCCCCTGAAAAACTTTTAGGACTCCACCCTCCCTGGGGCAAAAAGGTCAATGAGCTGCTGAGttaaaagctgctttcttttttctttggaggAGACAGTGAATAAATGAacctctttctgttttctgcattctGTCGAGCACAAATATTCTGGTTTACTCATATGCATTTTGTACTCTGATGCTTGCTCTGTTAGCACCAAGGATTTACAATTTTCATAATGAAGCCTACTACAGAGAACAAATCTTCAATTATATACAGTAAACACATCACAGGAATGAAAGCATTACAGCAATGCAGAACTTGCACAAAAGAACTCTTTCCTGTGTATGTGgaaggtgaagaaagaaaatcaaatttcCAGACAAAACATAATGCTGTAACAACTGCACCATATTCAGATTCTTTCCAGAATGCATGTATTTACcccttcttttaaaatgcaatctgTAGAGTAGAAGCCTGATTTTCAACCTGGCCTTAACTGGTGCCCCCATTTCGTACCTGCTATTCTGTGATACAATTTAGGACTTCTAATCATGTACATGGCAAATATGCGGATACAGTCGGGTATTTACATGACTAGATTACCTAAATTATGGTCGCAAAACTGCAAAGTAGAAAAAACCCTAGATCTCTAATACAAAACAACTCACAGGAGTTTAAATTATCAACTGGTAAGACTAGTTACAAAAGAGCTGCTATTATCATAATTTTAAGTATcagcagctaaaaataaattcagtttcaaAACATACCGTATTTGTATTCATAAGCcagggttttggttggtttcgggtttttttttgtttggatatgttttgtttgtttttgaagacTAACAGTACCTGCATATTTTACTGTTCACTGTTAAATATTCTTCAGGAAAatgagaatcaggaaaaaaaaaaccaaaacaaaaaatcattaaaaacaacattaaaaatgcCAATGCAAATAAATCTTTATCACTTTTAGAAAAAGTGATAAAGACAGAAAGCTCTCAATGATGGGTAATGCAGATAGGacctaataataataaaaaacccccaccagtTGACATTTTCCATAAAGACTATTCCTTCCCATGCCGTCTTACCTCAGTTTATCATCAGCACACACCGTCACTACTCTGTTCCCGGTTACAGGTGAGAAATATGCAGAAGCAACACTTCTTGTGTGTCCTTTAAGAGAGCTCACAGGCTTGTTCCCATTAGGCTTCAGGTATCGAACATCATAAATACAAACATCCCTGCAATACATACCACACAGAATACTTTACAAGGTGAtagtgaaataattatttttattacccaTTTACCAAAAAACTCTCAAGAGACACTGCGGGTTTTACATGAGCTGCGTTTAGAACTTTACTTCAGCAGTGTATATTCACTCAAACGGCCAGTGGCTCCAAAGGATTTTGAGAGCACCAGAACCAGCCCAGACCAACAGCTCATTAAAATCCCTCTACACTGTGATCTGTCAAAAAACAGTGACTCATAAGACCATTTTGTACCCATTACCAAAAGGTGAAGGAAAGTCAAAGCGTATCACATTTTAAATCCTGCTAAGAACtaaaaacttgttttctaaAAAGATCAAAGCAGCTCTGACTATACACCAAGGCTCTCAAATTGTCTGCCTCATCaacagctgctcctgccctccaAATGTGTCATTTATAGCTGACTTCAGTCACCAATGCAGACAgaacactgaaaacacagaataacTGCAGTTCATTTTGAGCTACATACACTGAGCCAGCAGCAATGAAATACTGTTTATTCACTGGATGAACATGGACTGTCCTTGTTCTTTTGAAGCCAATGTCTGCAGAAAGCTCTGAAGATGTTCCTGGGGTCCGTCTGTCCACAACAGCGACACTGCCATCCCAGTCTCCTACTATTGCAGTGGAGGCATTATCTTCCAAAAAGTCAAAGGAAGATAAGTCTTCTTCACTTCTGCATATCTGAGCACAGAAAAGGTCAGATGTAACCAAAACTATTCAATGAAATACAAAGAGTTATTCTTAATACCCAAAACACTCTAGGGGCTGTAGATTTTATGGTTTCCCTTTTTAATATACTAAAAATACTAATGAAGACTACCTAAGTTTATAGCTCCAGCCTTAGCTATCCATGTAGGTAACCTTTCTGTAAAACTGGTATGCTTTCCACAGAGGAGATAATTAACCATCCAAAACAAACTAGCAACAACATACTCTTGAGTTCTCTGTTAGAACTCTTAAAAGACACTATCACCTCTATGTTCCAGTAATCCATTGGCTGTTATCCTCGAGTGCATACTGAGTAAGGATTAATGATACTGTTCCTTTCTCCAATGCTCCAGGAACCTTTAACTGGGTGCAGAAATGTGAATTTGGCTTCCTATAATTTGGGAGGTCAGAGTCAGGACATCAAGCCACCTTATCCCATGGCAGTTTCCTCTCAAAGCAACAATAAGCCACAAGCATAATAACACTGCAGGAAAACTTCCATATTCCAGCTCTCTAGGTGCGCAGATTCTCCCCATTTGCAGTTGTATTCTTTCCAATGGCAGTAATACTCCTAGAGGTATCACAAGGCTGTGTAAATTGGCATAAGGTCAATGGAGCAGGAGAACAGCATTTCTCTTCCCCCGACACCTAAAGACACATTCTTGCAAGCATTTGTCTCAAACAAAGAGTCCCCCCCGGACCTTCCTGTCCTGTTGACCGACCAATTGCAGATACTTCCCAAGCAGCTGGCCTGCCTCCAACCCCACCAAGATTATGGTGCCTGTAAGggttggggaaaaaagctttaaacTGCTGTAAGCTTGTTATATTTTCCAGTGTTGGAGAGCTGATCAATGCAGAGGCATCTgtcaaaaataagcaaacaaagcaagcatCATGAAGCTCCTCAGTTAAGCTGTCTGGCTCACCATGGAGACAGTCATAGCATTTTGCTCACTTGAAgcctgaaaaaagcaaaatcaactCATGCTTTATGTTGTTTTACAGTGTTTATTTGGGGCGGGAGGGAGTGTTTGTAAGATTTAGTTCTTTAAATCACTCTCGTTTGTCATTGTTAAAAGgtaatgcttttgaaaagagGCACATATTGCTTAAGTACAGAGatatgaaattaaattcaatAATTGCAACTATCTCTGCAGGAAGGAAATTGGGAGTACCCAAGCTGTTACTATGTTTATTGAGTAGGAAGCATCTCCGTATTTTTATGATATTAATTAAAGGTTACTTCATGTGTCCTTGTGGAAATGGAATCTTGAACTTTCTTGttaacaaaacaaccaacaaataACAACTTGGGTACAAGGAGACTGAAACTTCACAGCAGCGCATATCAAGAGATTTCCAAGGAGTCTGCAGCACAACCATGGGAACACTCACCTCATCAAAGACAGCTCTAGTAACATCACCACACCGCAGACTGTCACTGCTTAGAGACAGCAAGTGCGCAGgattaaatggagaaaaatgcatgcaGGTGACTGGGTAATTGTGTGGAATAAAGACATGTGCTCCTTCTTCAGATTTACAGTTCTGGAAAACAATTGAGATTCAATGGGCAGAGATACTAATCACTGTAGTAATAACTacaattattaaattattaataactACTATTAATTACTGCAACTTTCAAAGTAAACTCTCAGTTTACGCAAATGTTCTCAGTCTGCTCTGGATAACTGCACGAAGGAGGCAGTAGAGTGCTTGATGTGTGGAGACAACAGCACAGATAACACAGGCAGCAGGACTGCTTTGGGGCACAGCGTGCCCAGGCTGACATCTTACTGGAAAACAAAGGGAGTTTCACGTCTGCTTGGAAGAGAGAACTGCCCTCACGTGGACCATTCAACACAGCACTGTTAGGCTATGGCCTCCCTCCTGCTACCATTTTCACCATTATACAAGTAACTTAGCTCAAAAGACCAATAAGAATTTACTCTTAGTTTCagaattctgttttctaattaGGAAGAGCTGCAACTTCTACAGTCATCAATGCTGTATCTGGCTCTTTTTCACTGACAGAATTGGTTTCTCGGTTACCACAGCTGAACACCTTGCTGAGGACCACATGTATGCTTACACCTTTACACCAAAATATGCATGCATTAGGTTACTTGGAACTCAAGCTAAATTACAGTGGCCCGAACCAAATGTAAAGCATAATCTCCTGTATCTTCTCTTCTAATATTGGCATCATTCAAGCTctgttattttcaaagaaactgaATAGACCATTTTGGACCAAGAACCATTCATTCCACAAAGATTACTCTGCTCCCAAACTTGTTCAGGTCCAACTCActtcaggaaaataataaaaaaaaaagagcacaagAGGGTAAAGAGTAGCTTTAACAACTCTAGGCTTCCACTGAAACATCTCTGCAAGGCCACAAAGAGAGCCTGCAGCACCTGGAGACCTCAGCCTCCCCATCACCAGATCACACTCTTTGACAGGTAGTAACCGCAGCTGCAGTCAGAGCTTTCTAAATTGGATGGAGCAGTTTAAAACTTCTTTATAACTGAGTAAGAGTCCCAGAGCTGAATTTAGTTGATCAGTTTCCTGAAGttgtcaaaacagaaattacttgAAACTCAAGAGGTTAATGGCATTGCAAAAAACGAAAAGAAAATCTGCACGTGTGTGAACTTCAAGCAGCTGGCTTGGATGACACACGATCAAAGCGGAGTGTTCAGGGTGGGGGAAGTTACAAAGGTGTAAGTCAAGGACATAAATAAGGATTCTTGCTGCAGGAGTAATTAAGGCAATTCAGAAACAATGGTGAGACTATCTGCAAATCCCTCAAAAGTTTTCGAAGTGCCAAAAGCTAAGCTATTTTTGAGAGACAATGTATGTAAATATGTGCCAGCATATATATTGGCATAGcaattttttctctgctgtctggAAAAACAGTGACTCACTGCAGCTACCCCAAATTTGTACAAACTCAAAAAACAAATACTTGAGCATCCATTTCCCCTCACTCTCCAAAACCTAGTTGTGGTATTGCTACAAGGGTACTGTAATTAGATCCTGAATCTCTCAACAGTGAATTGCAATTTTAACCCTCACTGATAATACTATTTTAGCTAGTGATCCACTTTCTTCCATGCTGCCCCCAAAAACTACCAGTGCAACCTTTACTCCCATTAAACCTGGGCTTGCCGAGGACCAAGATCTTTCAAACAATTCTGTGAGCCTCAATTTAACAGACACCCTGGCGTTACCTGTAAGAATAGGACAAGTCTAAAATACCATCGCAAGCTTGACAAAAATGACAGTCCAGGCTGTGCTCAATCTGTCCCTGTCCCACAACAAACAGCTCTGCCAGGTGAAGAGCCCTCTAACAACTCACCACATTCCAGAGACCGATCTGCCCAGACTTGTCTCCAGCTGCTATAAAGATGATGCTTTCAGAAGGATGGATAGCCATAGAACACACTCGGTATTTCACAACCTTTTTAATGTTATCTTCACTAAGGACCATGCTGTTCAGGCTGTCTTCGTATCTAGACAACATCATTAAAACATTAGCTATTcatgagaagaaagaaggacaAGACAATACCCAGTTTTTAGCTGCTGGCTTCAGATTACCTTTTCA
This region of Buteo buteo chromosome 13, bButBut1.hap1.1, whole genome shotgun sequence genomic DNA includes:
- the WDR76 gene encoding WD repeat-containing protein 76; this encodes MALAQAGTLEPEEFSPRTRQRMQESTPTGIAELQLSPERGERRAGASRQLRVLLTPLAVAGRRLPQKRLLGAYGGGGGGVAEGRAPAGKKLCLEPGPRKAAQASPPGTPPAGSPAGDGLDGVWDAESDGSDGAEALPDGYSELSAYERKRLKNITENAKFFAALKLHESAAKLHQIATKRQSRVTRRAKAKKAEDETVRRRSMRLQRVEPSGIPMPKMPAQPEAEEYPQVPAGPLPMVPEDQMGNSKLAENLLTTWMRISEMKANDTEKRPCDMKRYEDSLNSMVLSEDNIKKVVKYRVCSMAIHPSESIIFIAAGDKSGQIGLWNVNCKSEEGAHVFIPHNYPVTCMHFSPFNPAHLLSLSSDSLRCGDVTRAVFDEICRSEEDLSSFDFLEDNASTAIVGDWDGSVAVVDRRTPGTSSELSADIGFKRTRTVHVHPVNKQYFIAAGSVDVCIYDVRYLKPNGNKPVSSLKGHTRSVASAYFSPVTGNRVVTVCADDKLRVYDTTSLSPTVAVLSTIRHNSNTGRWLTRFRAIWDPKQEDCFVVGSMAQPRQIEVFQDTGKLLHSFYNLDLLSSVCSINVVHPSKNILVGGNSSGRLHVFKE